In Bombus affinis isolate iyBomAffi1 chromosome 8, iyBomAffi1.2, whole genome shotgun sequence, the following proteins share a genomic window:
- the LOC126919855 gene encoding inositol 1,4,5-triphosphate receptor associated 2-like isoform X1 — MDESTSDNEKQPRSQEMDADQKQRTSIKATNYMTSNDTDLSKIPKRKLSVFYRSFDMIAQVDQEKEKQTLDFRRTSSSPSVQIERTREDADSKNGQIDQPASLQERHFVDDYRSLNENGKFLSCSSPSRLSEKPSSNNEQVSKAGSLSPIGFKLPQVLEDTIVDNYATITETSIGKHYKLNNNGNYEYKVADENAVINSRQTNSSPNLTNTIRSFAKEKVGNAETNSSAANGTAEPQHGNSPQTRSACSRAITCTDLVKIKDSEYPRSFVNASGARRLGKYTSVDAEMSSHEDSSMGSDSEDDSIERTVHATICTRNETKNERSRSKSNSPLSQTLSSISIGEQSRKFNLREIHDQKVAEDVEELCPERVERQKLFAVRRSLSEGDCERYHRTKRRCRCVKEEESLDEEQEKFPAFPSFNDTRLQIMGLSCSNDIDSVYRENIPENELERKYIAFSIGLSTDRITLHKRIALSLRQRDQSERNFMNEIQKMQEDINGLCPLCTDQESIDKIENVRHQLDMIARSAHRVSCAAETLGAVYQEHRISRAIFIGDKYLQLLRTRCENLAADIAEVKQILLKNNIMIEETTGEVGDDLPKLRYRNGLPCNNRTMMTRRRASIATISRPLNAQDIKETPRQRNSVSGRVNLRRPSLCFETQRWENEKLNRTDSTNSVVELRDIFEHTEPRRNSIEENNNLLRNDQSNNISSMNCNIAGNTRDKDRSIIKQNSFLESSVTKTVEKQIKSCIRTTEPLRITRNIETWRSILWFTFIFFLGFYAKQITSTFVT, encoded by the exons ATGGACGAATCCACGAGTGATAATGAGAAACAGCCTCGATCACAAGAAATGGACGCAGATCAAAAGCAACGAACCTCTATAAAGGCGACAAATTATATGACATCGAACGACACTGACCTATCGAAAATTCCAAAACGAAAATTGTCTGTATTTTATCGATCGTTCGACATGATCGCGCAGGTCGATCAAGAGAAGGAGAAACAGACGCTGGATTTTCGAAGAACGTCAAGCAGCCCGTCCGTACAAATCGAAAGAACTCGAGAGGACGCTGATTCGAAGAATGGTCAGATCGATCAACCAGCGAGTTTGCAGGAAAGACACTTCGTCGATGATTATCGTTCGTTGAACGAGAACGGGAAGTTTTTGAGCTGCTCCTCACCGAGTCGGCTCAGCGAAAAGCCCTCGTCGAATAACGAGCAAGTTTCGAAAGCTGGATCATTATCTCCGATAGGGTTCAAGCTGCCACAAGTTCTAGAGGACACGATCGTCGATAATTACGCCACAATTACCGAGACGTCAATCGGGAAACACTATAAGTTGAATAACAATGGGAATTACGAGTACAAA GTCGCCGACGAAAATGCCGTGATCAATTCGCGCCAAACCAATTCGTCACCCAACCTAACCAATACTATTCGATCATTCGCGAAAGAAAAAGTTGGAAACGCTGAAACGAACAGCTCTGCTGCCAATGGAACGGCCGAGCCGCAACATGGAAATTCACCGCAAACGCGTTCAGCATGTTCGCGAGCCATCACGTGCACCG ATCTGGTTAAGATCAAAGATTCGGAGTATCCCCGCTCGTTTGTGAACGCGTCGGGTGCCCGTCGTCTTGGGAAATATACATCAGTCGATGCCGAAATGTCGAGTCACGAGGATAGCTCGATGGGTTCCGATAGCGAGGACGATTCGATCGAACGGACCGTGCACGCCACGATATGTACGCGAAACGAGACAAAGAATGAGAGGTCACGATCGAAAAGTAACAGCCCGTTGTCACAAACCTTATCGTCTATCTCGATTGGTGAACAGTCCAGGAAATTCAACTTAAGAGAAATCCATGATCAAAAAGTGGCGGAGGATGTTGAGGAACTTTGTCCGGAACGAGTGGAGAGACAA AAACTTTTTGCCGTAAGGAGATCTCTGTCGGAAGGCGACTGCGAACGATACCATCGTACGAAACGTCGTTGCAGATGCGTCAAAGAAGAGGAATCGCTCGATGAAGAACAAGAGAAATTTCCAGCTTTTCCTAGCTTCAATGACACTAGGTTACAAATCATGGGATTATCGTGCTCCAATGATATAGACAGTGTATACAG GGAAAATATACCAGAGAACGAGCTCGAG CGCAAATATATTGCATTTTCGATAGGACTTAGTACGGATAGGATCACTCTGCATAAGAGGATAGCATTATCGCTTCGTCAACGAGATCAATCGGAACGAAACTTTATGAATGAAATTCAAAAGATGCAAGAAGATATAAac GGTCTGTGTCCACTTTGCACGGATCAAGAGTCGATAGACAAAATAGAAAACGTCCGTCACCAGTTAGACATGATAGCACGCTCGGCCCATAGAGTTTCTTGCGCCGCTGAAACACTCGGAGCAGTGTACCAGGAGCATAGAATCTCTCGAGCAATCTTCATAGGTGACAAGTATTTGCAGTTATTGCGAACCAGATGCGAAAATCTGGCAGCAGATATCGCAGAAGTCAA acaAATATTGTTGAAGAACAATATCATGATAGAAGAAACTACTGGAGAGGTGGGAGATGATTTACCTAAACTTAGATACAGAAATGGATTACCCTGCAATAATCGAACAATG ATGACTAGGAGAAGAGCGAGCATCGCTACAATTTCGCGACCCTTGAATGCACAGGATATAAAG GAAACTCCTAGGCAACGTAACTCTGTTTCCGGAAGAGTTAACTTAAGACGGCCATCGTTATGCTTCGAAACGCAGAGGTGGGAAAACGAAAAATTAAACCGAACGGA CAGCACAAATAGTGTCGTGGaattacgtgacatttttgaaCACACTGAGCCGCGGAGAAATTCCATTGAAGAAAATAACAATCTCTTAAGAAACGACCAAAGTAATAACATTAGTAGTATGAATTGTAACATAGCCGGTAATACAAGGGATAAAGATCGATCaattattaaacaaaattcTTTCTTGGAATCAAGTGTAACTAAAACTGTTGAGAAGCAGATAAAATCATG TATACGAACAACTGAGCCGTTACGAATAACTAGAAATATCGAAACATGGCGGTCGATATTATGGTTTACATTTATCTTCTTTCTCGGATTTTATGCCAAACAAATTACTTCAACATTTGttacataa
- the LOC126919855 gene encoding inositol 1,4,5-triphosphate receptor associated 2-like isoform X3, with protein sequence MDESTSDNEKQPRSQEMDADQKQRTSIKATNYMTSNDTDLSKIPKRKLSVFYRSFDMIAQVDQEKEKQTLDFRRTSSSPSVQIERTREDADSKNGQIDQPASLQERHFVDDYRSLNENGKFLSCSSPSRLSEKPSSNNEQVSKAGSLSPIGFKLPQVLEDTIVDNYATITETSIGKHYKLNNNGNYEYKVADENAVINSRQTNSSPNLTNTIRSFAKEKVGNAETNSSAANGTAEPQHGNSPQTRSACSRAITCTDLVKIKDSEYPRSFVNASGARRLGKYTSVDAEMSSHEDSSMGSDSEDDSIERTVHATICTRNETKNERSRSKSNSPLSQTLSSISIGEQSRKFNLREIHDQKVAEDVEELCPERVERQKLFAVRRSLSEGDCERYHRTKRRCRCVKEEESLDEEQEKFPAFPSFNDTRLQIMGLSCSNDIDSVYRENIPENELERKYIAFSIGLSTDRITLHKRIALSLRQRDQSERNFMNEIQKMQEDINGLCPLCTDQESIDKIENVRHQLDMIARSAHRVSCAAETLGAVYQEHRISRAIFIGDKYLQLLRTRCENLAADIAEVKQILLKNNIMIEETTGEVGDDLPKLRYRNGLPCNNRTMMTRRRASIATISRPLNAQDIKETPRQRNSVSGRVNLRRPSLCFETQSSTNSVVELRDIFEHTEPRRNSIEENNNLLRNDQSNNISSMNCNIAGNTRDKDRSIIKQNSFLESSVTKTVEKQIKSCIRTTEPLRITRNIETWRSILWFTFIFFLGFYAKQITSTFVT encoded by the exons ATGGACGAATCCACGAGTGATAATGAGAAACAGCCTCGATCACAAGAAATGGACGCAGATCAAAAGCAACGAACCTCTATAAAGGCGACAAATTATATGACATCGAACGACACTGACCTATCGAAAATTCCAAAACGAAAATTGTCTGTATTTTATCGATCGTTCGACATGATCGCGCAGGTCGATCAAGAGAAGGAGAAACAGACGCTGGATTTTCGAAGAACGTCAAGCAGCCCGTCCGTACAAATCGAAAGAACTCGAGAGGACGCTGATTCGAAGAATGGTCAGATCGATCAACCAGCGAGTTTGCAGGAAAGACACTTCGTCGATGATTATCGTTCGTTGAACGAGAACGGGAAGTTTTTGAGCTGCTCCTCACCGAGTCGGCTCAGCGAAAAGCCCTCGTCGAATAACGAGCAAGTTTCGAAAGCTGGATCATTATCTCCGATAGGGTTCAAGCTGCCACAAGTTCTAGAGGACACGATCGTCGATAATTACGCCACAATTACCGAGACGTCAATCGGGAAACACTATAAGTTGAATAACAATGGGAATTACGAGTACAAA GTCGCCGACGAAAATGCCGTGATCAATTCGCGCCAAACCAATTCGTCACCCAACCTAACCAATACTATTCGATCATTCGCGAAAGAAAAAGTTGGAAACGCTGAAACGAACAGCTCTGCTGCCAATGGAACGGCCGAGCCGCAACATGGAAATTCACCGCAAACGCGTTCAGCATGTTCGCGAGCCATCACGTGCACCG ATCTGGTTAAGATCAAAGATTCGGAGTATCCCCGCTCGTTTGTGAACGCGTCGGGTGCCCGTCGTCTTGGGAAATATACATCAGTCGATGCCGAAATGTCGAGTCACGAGGATAGCTCGATGGGTTCCGATAGCGAGGACGATTCGATCGAACGGACCGTGCACGCCACGATATGTACGCGAAACGAGACAAAGAATGAGAGGTCACGATCGAAAAGTAACAGCCCGTTGTCACAAACCTTATCGTCTATCTCGATTGGTGAACAGTCCAGGAAATTCAACTTAAGAGAAATCCATGATCAAAAAGTGGCGGAGGATGTTGAGGAACTTTGTCCGGAACGAGTGGAGAGACAA AAACTTTTTGCCGTAAGGAGATCTCTGTCGGAAGGCGACTGCGAACGATACCATCGTACGAAACGTCGTTGCAGATGCGTCAAAGAAGAGGAATCGCTCGATGAAGAACAAGAGAAATTTCCAGCTTTTCCTAGCTTCAATGACACTAGGTTACAAATCATGGGATTATCGTGCTCCAATGATATAGACAGTGTATACAG GGAAAATATACCAGAGAACGAGCTCGAG CGCAAATATATTGCATTTTCGATAGGACTTAGTACGGATAGGATCACTCTGCATAAGAGGATAGCATTATCGCTTCGTCAACGAGATCAATCGGAACGAAACTTTATGAATGAAATTCAAAAGATGCAAGAAGATATAAac GGTCTGTGTCCACTTTGCACGGATCAAGAGTCGATAGACAAAATAGAAAACGTCCGTCACCAGTTAGACATGATAGCACGCTCGGCCCATAGAGTTTCTTGCGCCGCTGAAACACTCGGAGCAGTGTACCAGGAGCATAGAATCTCTCGAGCAATCTTCATAGGTGACAAGTATTTGCAGTTATTGCGAACCAGATGCGAAAATCTGGCAGCAGATATCGCAGAAGTCAA acaAATATTGTTGAAGAACAATATCATGATAGAAGAAACTACTGGAGAGGTGGGAGATGATTTACCTAAACTTAGATACAGAAATGGATTACCCTGCAATAATCGAACAATG ATGACTAGGAGAAGAGCGAGCATCGCTACAATTTCGCGACCCTTGAATGCACAGGATATAAAG GAAACTCCTAGGCAACGTAACTCTGTTTCCGGAAGAGTTAACTTAAGACGGCCATCGTTATGCTTCGAAACGCAGAG CAGCACAAATAGTGTCGTGGaattacgtgacatttttgaaCACACTGAGCCGCGGAGAAATTCCATTGAAGAAAATAACAATCTCTTAAGAAACGACCAAAGTAATAACATTAGTAGTATGAATTGTAACATAGCCGGTAATACAAGGGATAAAGATCGATCaattattaaacaaaattcTTTCTTGGAATCAAGTGTAACTAAAACTGTTGAGAAGCAGATAAAATCATG TATACGAACAACTGAGCCGTTACGAATAACTAGAAATATCGAAACATGGCGGTCGATATTATGGTTTACATTTATCTTCTTTCTCGGATTTTATGCCAAACAAATTACTTCAACATTTGttacataa
- the LOC126919855 gene encoding uncharacterized protein LOC126919855 isoform X4 produces MDESTSDNEKQPRSQEMDADQKQRTSIKATNYMTSNDTDLSKIPKRKLSVFYRSFDMIAQVDQEKEKQTLDFRRTSSSPSVQIERTREDADSKNGQIDQPASLQERHFVDDYRSLNENGKFLSCSSPSRLSEKPSSNNEQVSKAGSLSPIGFKLPQVLEDTIVDNYATITETSIGKHYKLNNNGNYEYKVADENAVINSRQTNSSPNLTNTIRSFAKEKVGNAETNSSAANGTAEPQHGNSPQTRSACSRAITCTDLVKIKDSEYPRSFVNASGARRLGKYTSVDAEMSSHEDSSMGSDSEDDSIERTVHATICTRNETKNERSRSKSNSPLSQTLSSISIGEQSRKFNLREIHDQKVAEDVEELCPERVERQKLFAVRRSLSEGDCERYHRTKRRCRCVKEEESLDEEQEKFPAFPSFNDTRLQIMGLSCSNDIDSVYRENIPENELERKYIAFSIGLSTDRITLHKRIALSLRQRDQSERNFMNEIQKMQEDINGLCPLCTDQESIDKIENVRHQLDMIARSAHRVSCAAETLGAVYQEHRISRAIFIGDKYLQLLRTRCENLAADIAEVKQILLKNNIMIEETTGEVGDDLPKLRYRNGLPCNNRTMMTRRRASIATISRPLNAQDIKETPRQRNSVSGRVNLRRPSLCFETQSTNSVVELRDIFEHTEPRRNSIEENNNLLRNDQSNNISSMNCNIAGNTRDKDRSIIKQNSFLESSVTKTVEKQIKSCIRTTEPLRITRNIETWRSILWFTFIFFLGFYAKQITSTFVT; encoded by the exons ATGGACGAATCCACGAGTGATAATGAGAAACAGCCTCGATCACAAGAAATGGACGCAGATCAAAAGCAACGAACCTCTATAAAGGCGACAAATTATATGACATCGAACGACACTGACCTATCGAAAATTCCAAAACGAAAATTGTCTGTATTTTATCGATCGTTCGACATGATCGCGCAGGTCGATCAAGAGAAGGAGAAACAGACGCTGGATTTTCGAAGAACGTCAAGCAGCCCGTCCGTACAAATCGAAAGAACTCGAGAGGACGCTGATTCGAAGAATGGTCAGATCGATCAACCAGCGAGTTTGCAGGAAAGACACTTCGTCGATGATTATCGTTCGTTGAACGAGAACGGGAAGTTTTTGAGCTGCTCCTCACCGAGTCGGCTCAGCGAAAAGCCCTCGTCGAATAACGAGCAAGTTTCGAAAGCTGGATCATTATCTCCGATAGGGTTCAAGCTGCCACAAGTTCTAGAGGACACGATCGTCGATAATTACGCCACAATTACCGAGACGTCAATCGGGAAACACTATAAGTTGAATAACAATGGGAATTACGAGTACAAA GTCGCCGACGAAAATGCCGTGATCAATTCGCGCCAAACCAATTCGTCACCCAACCTAACCAATACTATTCGATCATTCGCGAAAGAAAAAGTTGGAAACGCTGAAACGAACAGCTCTGCTGCCAATGGAACGGCCGAGCCGCAACATGGAAATTCACCGCAAACGCGTTCAGCATGTTCGCGAGCCATCACGTGCACCG ATCTGGTTAAGATCAAAGATTCGGAGTATCCCCGCTCGTTTGTGAACGCGTCGGGTGCCCGTCGTCTTGGGAAATATACATCAGTCGATGCCGAAATGTCGAGTCACGAGGATAGCTCGATGGGTTCCGATAGCGAGGACGATTCGATCGAACGGACCGTGCACGCCACGATATGTACGCGAAACGAGACAAAGAATGAGAGGTCACGATCGAAAAGTAACAGCCCGTTGTCACAAACCTTATCGTCTATCTCGATTGGTGAACAGTCCAGGAAATTCAACTTAAGAGAAATCCATGATCAAAAAGTGGCGGAGGATGTTGAGGAACTTTGTCCGGAACGAGTGGAGAGACAA AAACTTTTTGCCGTAAGGAGATCTCTGTCGGAAGGCGACTGCGAACGATACCATCGTACGAAACGTCGTTGCAGATGCGTCAAAGAAGAGGAATCGCTCGATGAAGAACAAGAGAAATTTCCAGCTTTTCCTAGCTTCAATGACACTAGGTTACAAATCATGGGATTATCGTGCTCCAATGATATAGACAGTGTATACAG GGAAAATATACCAGAGAACGAGCTCGAG CGCAAATATATTGCATTTTCGATAGGACTTAGTACGGATAGGATCACTCTGCATAAGAGGATAGCATTATCGCTTCGTCAACGAGATCAATCGGAACGAAACTTTATGAATGAAATTCAAAAGATGCAAGAAGATATAAac GGTCTGTGTCCACTTTGCACGGATCAAGAGTCGATAGACAAAATAGAAAACGTCCGTCACCAGTTAGACATGATAGCACGCTCGGCCCATAGAGTTTCTTGCGCCGCTGAAACACTCGGAGCAGTGTACCAGGAGCATAGAATCTCTCGAGCAATCTTCATAGGTGACAAGTATTTGCAGTTATTGCGAACCAGATGCGAAAATCTGGCAGCAGATATCGCAGAAGTCAA acaAATATTGTTGAAGAACAATATCATGATAGAAGAAACTACTGGAGAGGTGGGAGATGATTTACCTAAACTTAGATACAGAAATGGATTACCCTGCAATAATCGAACAATG ATGACTAGGAGAAGAGCGAGCATCGCTACAATTTCGCGACCCTTGAATGCACAGGATATAAAG GAAACTCCTAGGCAACGTAACTCTGTTTCCGGAAGAGTTAACTTAAGACGGCCATCGTTATGCTTCGAAACGCAGAG CACAAATAGTGTCGTGGaattacgtgacatttttgaaCACACTGAGCCGCGGAGAAATTCCATTGAAGAAAATAACAATCTCTTAAGAAACGACCAAAGTAATAACATTAGTAGTATGAATTGTAACATAGCCGGTAATACAAGGGATAAAGATCGATCaattattaaacaaaattcTTTCTTGGAATCAAGTGTAACTAAAACTGTTGAGAAGCAGATAAAATCATG TATACGAACAACTGAGCCGTTACGAATAACTAGAAATATCGAAACATGGCGGTCGATATTATGGTTTACATTTATCTTCTTTCTCGGATTTTATGCCAAACAAATTACTTCAACATTTGttacataa
- the LOC126919855 gene encoding inositol 1,4,5-triphosphate receptor associated 2-like isoform X2 has product MDESTSDNEKQPRSQEMDADQKQRTSIKATNYMTSNDTDLSKIPKRKLSVFYRSFDMIAQVDQEKEKQTLDFRRTSSSPSVQIERTREDADSKNGQIDQPASLQERHFVDDYRSLNENGKFLSCSSPSRLSEKPSSNNEQVSKAGSLSPIGFKLPQVLEDTIVDNYATITETSIGKHYKLNNNGNYEYKVADENAVINSRQTNSSPNLTNTIRSFAKEKVGNAETNSSAANGTAEPQHGNSPQTRSACSRAITCTDLVKIKDSEYPRSFVNASGARRLGKYTSVDAEMSSHEDSSMGSDSEDDSIERTVHATICTRNETKNERSRSKSNSPLSQTLSSISIGEQSRKFNLREIHDQKVAEDVEELCPERVERQKLFAVRRSLSEGDCERYHRTKRRCRCVKEEESLDEEQEKFPAFPSFNDTRLQIMGLSCSNDIDSVYRENIPENELERKYIAFSIGLSTDRITLHKRIALSLRQRDQSERNFMNEIQKMQEDINGLCPLCTDQESIDKIENVRHQLDMIARSAHRVSCAAETLGAVYQEHRISRAIFIGDKYLQLLRTRCENLAADIAEVKQILLKNNIMIEETTGEVGDDLPKLRYRNGLPCNNRTMMTRRRASIATISRPLNAQDIKETPRQRNSVSGRVNLRRPSLCFETQRWENEKLNRTDTNSVVELRDIFEHTEPRRNSIEENNNLLRNDQSNNISSMNCNIAGNTRDKDRSIIKQNSFLESSVTKTVEKQIKSCIRTTEPLRITRNIETWRSILWFTFIFFLGFYAKQITSTFVT; this is encoded by the exons ATGGACGAATCCACGAGTGATAATGAGAAACAGCCTCGATCACAAGAAATGGACGCAGATCAAAAGCAACGAACCTCTATAAAGGCGACAAATTATATGACATCGAACGACACTGACCTATCGAAAATTCCAAAACGAAAATTGTCTGTATTTTATCGATCGTTCGACATGATCGCGCAGGTCGATCAAGAGAAGGAGAAACAGACGCTGGATTTTCGAAGAACGTCAAGCAGCCCGTCCGTACAAATCGAAAGAACTCGAGAGGACGCTGATTCGAAGAATGGTCAGATCGATCAACCAGCGAGTTTGCAGGAAAGACACTTCGTCGATGATTATCGTTCGTTGAACGAGAACGGGAAGTTTTTGAGCTGCTCCTCACCGAGTCGGCTCAGCGAAAAGCCCTCGTCGAATAACGAGCAAGTTTCGAAAGCTGGATCATTATCTCCGATAGGGTTCAAGCTGCCACAAGTTCTAGAGGACACGATCGTCGATAATTACGCCACAATTACCGAGACGTCAATCGGGAAACACTATAAGTTGAATAACAATGGGAATTACGAGTACAAA GTCGCCGACGAAAATGCCGTGATCAATTCGCGCCAAACCAATTCGTCACCCAACCTAACCAATACTATTCGATCATTCGCGAAAGAAAAAGTTGGAAACGCTGAAACGAACAGCTCTGCTGCCAATGGAACGGCCGAGCCGCAACATGGAAATTCACCGCAAACGCGTTCAGCATGTTCGCGAGCCATCACGTGCACCG ATCTGGTTAAGATCAAAGATTCGGAGTATCCCCGCTCGTTTGTGAACGCGTCGGGTGCCCGTCGTCTTGGGAAATATACATCAGTCGATGCCGAAATGTCGAGTCACGAGGATAGCTCGATGGGTTCCGATAGCGAGGACGATTCGATCGAACGGACCGTGCACGCCACGATATGTACGCGAAACGAGACAAAGAATGAGAGGTCACGATCGAAAAGTAACAGCCCGTTGTCACAAACCTTATCGTCTATCTCGATTGGTGAACAGTCCAGGAAATTCAACTTAAGAGAAATCCATGATCAAAAAGTGGCGGAGGATGTTGAGGAACTTTGTCCGGAACGAGTGGAGAGACAA AAACTTTTTGCCGTAAGGAGATCTCTGTCGGAAGGCGACTGCGAACGATACCATCGTACGAAACGTCGTTGCAGATGCGTCAAAGAAGAGGAATCGCTCGATGAAGAACAAGAGAAATTTCCAGCTTTTCCTAGCTTCAATGACACTAGGTTACAAATCATGGGATTATCGTGCTCCAATGATATAGACAGTGTATACAG GGAAAATATACCAGAGAACGAGCTCGAG CGCAAATATATTGCATTTTCGATAGGACTTAGTACGGATAGGATCACTCTGCATAAGAGGATAGCATTATCGCTTCGTCAACGAGATCAATCGGAACGAAACTTTATGAATGAAATTCAAAAGATGCAAGAAGATATAAac GGTCTGTGTCCACTTTGCACGGATCAAGAGTCGATAGACAAAATAGAAAACGTCCGTCACCAGTTAGACATGATAGCACGCTCGGCCCATAGAGTTTCTTGCGCCGCTGAAACACTCGGAGCAGTGTACCAGGAGCATAGAATCTCTCGAGCAATCTTCATAGGTGACAAGTATTTGCAGTTATTGCGAACCAGATGCGAAAATCTGGCAGCAGATATCGCAGAAGTCAA acaAATATTGTTGAAGAACAATATCATGATAGAAGAAACTACTGGAGAGGTGGGAGATGATTTACCTAAACTTAGATACAGAAATGGATTACCCTGCAATAATCGAACAATG ATGACTAGGAGAAGAGCGAGCATCGCTACAATTTCGCGACCCTTGAATGCACAGGATATAAAG GAAACTCCTAGGCAACGTAACTCTGTTTCCGGAAGAGTTAACTTAAGACGGCCATCGTTATGCTTCGAAACGCAGAGGTGGGAAAACGAAAAATTAAACCGAACGGA CACAAATAGTGTCGTGGaattacgtgacatttttgaaCACACTGAGCCGCGGAGAAATTCCATTGAAGAAAATAACAATCTCTTAAGAAACGACCAAAGTAATAACATTAGTAGTATGAATTGTAACATAGCCGGTAATACAAGGGATAAAGATCGATCaattattaaacaaaattcTTTCTTGGAATCAAGTGTAACTAAAACTGTTGAGAAGCAGATAAAATCATG TATACGAACAACTGAGCCGTTACGAATAACTAGAAATATCGAAACATGGCGGTCGATATTATGGTTTACATTTATCTTCTTTCTCGGATTTTATGCCAAACAAATTACTTCAACATTTGttacataa